In Leuconostoc kimchii IMSNU 11154, one genomic interval encodes:
- a CDS encoding FtsW/RodA/SpoVE family cell cycle protein: MQQIPSRQMSNRTSASELDWGIILALLLFMIIGLSSVYQAALHSQYGTVQMAVRTTIVQGLFWVIGAIIILFLLRFDASQLWRLAPVAYGLGVFLLVAVLIFYNKPMADATGAKSWFVLGPISFQPSEVVKPAFILMLSRVVAEHNRLYEQHNTMTDWLLLGKMALWFLPVAALIALQNDLGTLLVFIAIFGGVALVSGVTWRILAPVIAAAAVVGATLLALVTSATGKVILDALGFKLYQFDRIQTWLHPDQDTSASGYQTYQSLKAIGSGQLTGNGFGDLKVYVPVRESDMIFSVIGESFGFIGGALLIALYFGLIYRLIRATFKAQNAFYAYIATGVVMMVLFHVFENIGMSIGLLPLTGIPLPFISQGGSSLLGNLIGVGLILTIGYQQQNATFTELTGFSI; encoded by the coding sequence ATGCAACAGATACCATCAAGACAAATGAGTAATCGCACATCAGCTTCAGAATTAGACTGGGGTATTATTTTAGCGCTTCTGTTATTTATGATCATTGGTTTGAGCTCTGTTTATCAAGCAGCACTACATTCACAATATGGTACAGTGCAAATGGCGGTCCGAACAACTATTGTACAAGGGTTATTTTGGGTTATTGGCGCAATAATCATATTGTTCTTGTTACGCTTTGATGCCTCACAACTTTGGCGATTAGCGCCAGTCGCTTATGGTTTGGGTGTTTTTCTGCTTGTTGCCGTGTTGATTTTCTATAATAAGCCAATGGCCGATGCAACGGGTGCTAAATCATGGTTTGTGTTAGGACCTATTTCGTTCCAACCGTCAGAGGTGGTTAAACCCGCGTTTATTTTGATGCTTAGTCGTGTTGTAGCAGAGCATAATCGTCTATACGAACAACATAACACAATGACTGATTGGCTTCTGTTGGGTAAAATGGCACTCTGGTTCTTGCCTGTTGCTGCATTAATTGCTTTACAAAATGACTTAGGAACCTTGCTGGTATTTATTGCTATTTTTGGTGGTGTTGCGCTAGTATCAGGTGTTACTTGGCGAATTTTAGCACCAGTTATCGCGGCTGCGGCAGTCGTTGGTGCGACGCTATTAGCCTTAGTTACTTCAGCTACAGGGAAAGTCATTCTAGATGCATTGGGTTTTAAGTTATACCAATTTGATCGTATTCAAACTTGGCTGCATCCTGATCAAGACACATCAGCCTCAGGTTATCAGACATATCAAAGTTTAAAAGCAATTGGTTCTGGTCAGTTAACGGGAAATGGTTTTGGTGATTTAAAAGTCTATGTTCCCGTTCGAGAGTCTGATATGATCTTTTCAGTTATTGGAGAGAGTTTCGGATTTATTGGTGGCGCGCTATTGATTGCATTATATTTTGGATTAATCTATCGATTGATTCGTGCGACATTTAAAGCACAAAATGCTTTTTATGCTTACATTGCAACTGGTGTCGTCATGATGGTGCTTTTCCATGTATTTGAAAATATTGGTATGAGCATTGGATTGTTGCCCTTGACCGGTATCCCATTACCCTTTATTTCACAGGGTGGCTCGTCACTATTGGGTAACTTAATCGGTGTTGGATTAATATTAACAATAGGTTATCAGCAGCAAAACGCTACATTTACAGAATTGACAGGATTTTCAATTTAA
- a CDS encoding DUF2785 domain-containing protein: protein MTELEELQQKMINLRHKTREGEVFQSLGEAISEIVGHLDLLPVTPVLTPKNDDEILSYMQMYRQQPSEGDVLSDGLSDDTNISDDVLMAIAEQLANPTAKYRDNGAFVFLSDIIQKNLISEAQMSMLANYFVSDDQLFAHIFERANDGIYRRSFSMLMLSLLLFIQRTKKPFLTDIQLSRIIDQVALYAILERDTRGFINTNGWAHAFTHIGNVVSEIMLMPKLVRADKLFVLASMLAGYRELKLPLMMGETERLVEVVIYAANAHRLYCDYVLITLKLWRKDLVTRQNIATEANWHQLYNRTRFFHAIILTGAQNVPKSIYDYVEQTKGYLT, encoded by the coding sequence ATGACTGAACTAGAAGAATTACAACAAAAAATGATCAACTTGCGTCATAAAACGCGTGAGGGAGAAGTTTTTCAATCGCTAGGAGAAGCTATATCAGAAATCGTTGGTCATTTAGACTTATTGCCTGTAACACCTGTTCTCACGCCTAAAAATGATGATGAGATTCTGTCATATATGCAGATGTATCGACAGCAACCATCTGAGGGTGACGTCCTTTCAGATGGTTTGTCTGATGATACCAATATCTCTGACGATGTTTTGATGGCTATAGCGGAGCAATTAGCGAATCCAACAGCAAAATATCGCGATAATGGTGCTTTTGTTTTTCTAAGTGATATAATTCAAAAAAATTTAATCTCAGAAGCACAGATGTCGATGTTAGCTAATTATTTTGTCTCAGACGACCAGCTATTTGCTCACATATTTGAGCGTGCTAATGATGGTATTTATCGACGATCGTTCAGCATGTTAATGCTGTCACTCTTACTATTCATACAACGAACTAAAAAACCATTTTTGACAGATATACAACTATCAAGAATTATCGATCAAGTGGCTTTATATGCCATTTTAGAACGAGACACACGTGGCTTTATTAATACTAATGGTTGGGCACATGCTTTCACGCATATTGGCAATGTTGTATCTGAGATTATGTTGATGCCTAAGCTAGTACGTGCTGATAAATTATTTGTGTTAGCGAGTATGTTAGCTGGTTATCGTGAACTAAAGTTGCCATTAATGATGGGCGAGACAGAACGCCTTGTTGAAGTTGTGATATATGCAGCCAATGCGCATCGCTTGTATTGCGATTATGTGTTGATCACGTTAAAATTATGGCGTAAGGACTTGGTTACGCGACAAAATATTGCAACTGAGGCCAATTGGCATCAATTGTATAATCGTACGCGATTTTTTCATGCTATTATTTTAACTGGCGCACAAAATGTGCCCAAATCAATTTATGATTATGTGGAACAAACAAAAGGATATTTGACTTAA
- the topA gene encoding type I DNA topoisomerase, producing the protein MVEPGKVAKKPAAKKTTKRKKSKNQKKLVVVESPAKAKTIEKYLGSTYKVVASLGHIRDLPKSTLGVDVDNDYDPKYINIRGKGDLIKGLRKEAKAAKVVYLASDPDREGEAISWHLQHILGLDPDQPNRVVFNEITKDAIKNAFKTPRKINQDLVDAQQARRILDRLVGYSISPILWKTVKRGLSAGRVQSVALGLIIAREREIQAFEPEEYWSLDSEFQKSRQKFKATFYGFDAKKQVLPDNDSVQSVLKNIDQSADFDVMKVNAKERKRNPQPAFTTATMQQTANTQLNFRTRKTMMAAQQLYEGINLGRGIGQIGLITYMRTDSTRISSVARHAAAVYIHDTWGEEYSQHKLVQGKLPEGAQDAHEAIRPSDVTITPSSIKDKLTPDQFKLYSLIWSRFVASQMTPEILDTMAVTIEQNGVIFRANGSKTKFQGFTKAYPAAKEKDNALPDLAEGDRVKLANINPEQHFTLPPARYSEAALIKALEENGVGRPSTYAPTLDTIQRRNYVRIDARKFVPTELGEIVQTIVENSFPDVTNMKFTARVEHELDEIETGDKQWVPVIDSFFKPFSKELEIAETTLEKVVMHDELAGMDCDICGAPMLVKMGRYGKFHACSRFPDCRHTQTIVKEIGLICPKCGKGQIIERKTKRQRTFYGCSRYPDCDFVSWEKPTEKTLPDGTTPKDDEMSDGQQNSQQPTDNKEEAT; encoded by the coding sequence ATGGTAGAACCAGGTAAAGTTGCTAAAAAACCAGCAGCTAAAAAAACAACAAAACGAAAAAAATCAAAAAATCAAAAAAAGCTTGTTGTTGTAGAAAGCCCAGCAAAAGCGAAAACAATTGAAAAATATCTTGGCAGTACCTATAAGGTTGTTGCTAGTTTGGGGCATATTCGCGATTTGCCAAAATCAACTCTTGGTGTTGACGTGGATAATGACTATGATCCTAAATATATTAACATACGTGGTAAGGGTGATCTAATCAAAGGATTACGAAAAGAAGCTAAAGCCGCTAAAGTCGTTTATTTAGCAAGCGATCCGGATCGTGAAGGAGAAGCTATTTCTTGGCATTTACAACACATTTTAGGTTTAGATCCTGATCAACCCAATCGTGTTGTTTTCAATGAAATTACAAAAGATGCGATTAAAAATGCTTTTAAAACACCTCGTAAAATTAACCAAGATCTTGTCGATGCGCAGCAGGCGCGACGAATTTTAGACCGATTGGTTGGTTACTCAATTTCACCAATTCTTTGGAAAACGGTTAAACGTGGTCTATCAGCAGGGCGTGTGCAATCTGTTGCGCTGGGATTAATTATTGCGCGTGAACGTGAGATTCAAGCATTTGAGCCAGAGGAATACTGGTCTCTGGATTCTGAATTTCAAAAATCACGTCAAAAATTCAAAGCAACATTTTATGGATTTGACGCTAAAAAACAAGTGCTACCGGACAATGATAGTGTTCAAAGCGTATTAAAAAATATTGATCAATCAGCTGATTTTGATGTCATGAAGGTGAACGCTAAAGAGCGTAAGCGTAATCCACAACCAGCATTTACGACAGCAACAATGCAACAAACAGCCAATACACAATTGAATTTTCGTACACGTAAGACGATGATGGCAGCCCAACAATTGTATGAGGGCATTAACTTAGGCCGTGGTATTGGACAGATTGGCTTGATTACTTACATGCGTACAGATTCAACACGTATTTCTTCAGTTGCTCGTCATGCTGCCGCTGTCTATATTCACGATACATGGGGCGAAGAGTATTCACAGCACAAATTAGTACAAGGCAAACTACCTGAAGGCGCGCAAGATGCCCATGAGGCAATACGACCTTCCGATGTAACCATCACACCTAGCAGCATTAAAGACAAGTTAACTCCAGACCAATTTAAACTCTATTCATTAATTTGGTCACGTTTCGTTGCCAGTCAAATGACCCCAGAAATTTTAGATACAATGGCTGTGACAATTGAACAAAACGGTGTTATTTTTCGAGCAAATGGGTCTAAAACGAAATTCCAAGGATTTACAAAAGCCTATCCTGCTGCTAAAGAAAAAGATAATGCCTTACCAGACTTAGCAGAAGGTGATCGAGTTAAGTTAGCAAATATTAATCCGGAGCAACATTTTACGTTACCTCCTGCGCGCTATTCTGAAGCAGCACTAATAAAAGCATTGGAAGAAAATGGTGTCGGACGACCTTCGACATATGCGCCAACACTGGATACGATTCAACGTCGTAATTACGTTCGAATCGATGCACGTAAGTTCGTTCCCACAGAACTTGGTGAAATTGTTCAAACCATTGTTGAAAATAGTTTTCCAGATGTGACAAATATGAAGTTCACGGCGCGTGTCGAACATGAATTAGATGAAATTGAAACTGGTGATAAACAATGGGTGCCAGTGATTGATTCGTTTTTTAAACCCTTTTCGAAAGAACTTGAAATTGCGGAAACTACCCTTGAAAAAGTGGTTATGCATGATGAATTGGCAGGAATGGATTGTGACATTTGTGGTGCGCCAATGCTTGTTAAAATGGGTCGTTATGGCAAATTTCATGCATGTTCACGTTTCCCAGATTGTCGTCATACACAAACAATTGTTAAAGAGATTGGATTAATCTGTCCAAAGTGTGGCAAAGGGCAAATCATTGAACGTAAAACAAAACGACAGCGTACATTTTATGGCTGCTCACGTTATCCAGACTGTGATTTTGTATCATGGGAAAAGCCAACAGAAAAAACATTGCCAGATGGCACAACGCCTAAAGATGATGAGATGTCTGATGGGCAGCAAAACAGTCAGCAGCCGACAGACAATAAAGAGGAAGCAACATGA
- a CDS encoding DUF1146 domain-containing protein, translating into MNPIAMISINLLAVYFVFWLIRPINFAKFMPYTPTQAMFLKIVIAIICGYLLASFFMSMTNWVLDMPNMVNNLSK; encoded by the coding sequence ATGAATCCGATTGCGATGATAAGCATTAATTTGTTAGCAGTTTATTTTGTATTTTGGTTAATTAGACCAATTAATTTTGCTAAATTTATGCCGTACACGCCGACACAAGCCATGTTTTTAAAAATTGTCATAGCGATTATTTGTGGATACTTGTTAGCTAGTTTCTTTATGTCAATGACTAATTGGGTCTTAGATATGCCGAATATGGTTAATAACTTGTCTAAATGA
- a CDS encoding DUF2969 family protein, which translates to MRKKNQNFDVDLVEGDKQIQVLVDKKPVGHIEQADRGFVGYFGQQAVINQAKNQDEALQAILASFNLYQ; encoded by the coding sequence ATGCGTAAAAAAAATCAAAATTTTGATGTTGATCTCGTAGAAGGCGACAAACAAATACAAGTATTGGTTGATAAAAAGCCAGTTGGGCACATTGAGCAGGCTGATCGTGGCTTTGTTGGCTACTTTGGTCAACAGGCAGTTATTAATCAAGCAAAAAATCAAGATGAAGCGCTTCAAGCTATTTTGGCAAGTTTTAATTTGTATCAATAA
- the rpsD gene encoding 30S ribosomal protein S4 gives MSRYTGPKWRISRRLGVSLSGTGKELSRRAYAPGDHGAGRRAKVSEYGTQLREKQKLRFTYGLTERQFHSLFNKAGKIRKGTHGTNFMILLEQRLDSLVYRLGLATTRQQARQLVNHGHILVDGKRVDIPSFSVTPGQVISVRDKSKTIVPIQVAVESVVAHPQFVSFDSEKLEGSLVRLPEREELDADINEALIVEYYNRLG, from the coding sequence ATGTCACGTTATACAGGTCCAAAGTGGCGTATTTCACGTCGCTTAGGTGTTTCATTGTCTGGTACTGGAAAAGAATTATCACGTCGCGCCTACGCGCCTGGTGATCACGGTGCAGGCCGTCGTGCCAAGGTTTCTGAATATGGTACACAATTGCGTGAAAAGCAAAAGTTGCGTTTCACTTATGGTTTGACTGAACGTCAATTCCACTCTTTGTTTAACAAAGCTGGTAAGATTCGTAAGGGTACACATGGTACTAACTTCATGATCTTGTTGGAACAACGTCTAGACTCACTTGTTTACCGTTTAGGTTTGGCTACAACACGTCAACAAGCTCGTCAATTAGTAAACCATGGTCATATTTTAGTTGATGGTAAGCGCGTTGATATTCCTTCATTCAGTGTAACACCTGGTCAAGTTATCTCAGTTCGCGATAAGTCAAAAACTATTGTGCCTATACAAGTAGCTGTTGAATCAGTTGTGGCACATCCACAATTCGTTTCATTTGATTCTGAAAAACTTGAAGGCTCATTAGTTCGTTTGCCAGAACGTGAAGAATTAGATGCTGACATCAACGAAGCGTTGATTGTCGAATACTACAACCGTTTGGGTTAA
- a CDS encoding replication-associated recombination protein A, translating to MQQPLAYRMRPTKIEDIVGQTHLVGEGKIIRRMVDAMRLSSMILYGPPGTGKTSIASAIAGSSKYAFRMLNAATDSQKDLQIVAEEAKMSGTVVLLLDEIHRLNKVKQDFLLPHLESGSIILIGATTENPYINVTPAIRSRTQIFQVNPLTEADIQAAIVRALADKKNGLGEYNVMLEDNAMSHLSRATNGDLRSALNGLELAVLSTKPANDDNIIHITLPIIEETVQRKALSADKNGDAHYDVISALQKSIRGSDVDAALHYAARIIMSGDLAILARRLTVIAYEDIGLANPAAAQHAVTAINAAQSLGLPEARIPFANAIIELALSPKSNAAYLAIDSAISDINAGKTSDIPNHLKDSHYKGAADLGHGTNYSYPHDFDNDWVPQQYLPDSIKQAKYFQPKGNSKIEQAFKDIYNSLKQQQSKGLK from the coding sequence ATGCAGCAACCTCTTGCGTATCGTATGCGCCCTACTAAAATTGAAGACATTGTTGGTCAAACACACTTAGTTGGTGAAGGAAAAATTATCCGGCGCATGGTTGATGCGATGCGGCTAAGTTCCATGATTTTATATGGTCCACCCGGAACTGGCAAAACCTCGATTGCTTCAGCGATTGCTGGATCTTCGAAATACGCTTTTCGTATGTTAAACGCTGCAACAGACAGTCAAAAAGATCTGCAAATTGTTGCTGAGGAAGCGAAAATGTCAGGGACAGTTGTCCTATTACTTGATGAAATTCATCGTTTAAATAAGGTGAAACAGGATTTTTTATTACCACATTTAGAATCTGGTAGCATCATTCTCATTGGTGCCACAACAGAAAACCCATACATTAATGTCACACCTGCTATTCGATCTCGAACACAAATTTTTCAAGTCAATCCACTTACTGAGGCGGATATTCAAGCAGCTATTGTACGTGCACTAGCTGACAAAAAAAACGGCCTTGGTGAATATAATGTTATGCTCGAAGATAACGCCATGTCACATTTATCACGTGCGACTAATGGTGATTTACGTAGTGCACTAAATGGCTTAGAATTAGCTGTTTTATCAACCAAGCCAGCTAATGACGATAACATTATTCATATTACATTACCTATTATCGAAGAAACCGTCCAACGCAAAGCTTTATCTGCTGATAAAAATGGTGATGCACATTATGATGTCATTTCTGCTCTACAGAAATCTATTCGTGGCTCTGATGTTGATGCTGCACTCCATTATGCTGCTCGTATTATTATGTCTGGCGATTTAGCGATTTTAGCCCGACGACTAACCGTTATCGCTTATGAAGATATTGGTTTGGCTAATCCGGCTGCTGCGCAACATGCTGTTACAGCAATCAATGCTGCCCAATCACTAGGCCTTCCTGAAGCACGCATTCCTTTCGCTAATGCTATTATCGAGTTAGCTCTTTCACCAAAATCTAATGCTGCTTATTTAGCCATTGACAGTGCAATAAGTGATATTAACGCCGGGAAAACATCAGATATCCCCAACCATTTAAAAGATTCCCACTATAAAGGCGCAGCTGATTTGGGCCATGGTACAAATTATAGTTATCCGCATGATTTTGATAATGATTGGGTGCCTCAACAGTATCTCCCAGACAGTATTAAACAAGCAAAATATTTTCAACCAAAGGGAAATTCCAAAATTGAACAAGCATTTAAAGATATTTATAACTCATTAAAACAACAGCAAAGCAAGGGATTAAAATAG
- a CDS encoding D-alanine--D-alanine ligase family protein, translating into MNKKHVALLFGGNSSEHDVSKRSAQNFYDAIMATGKYDVTVFAIAQNGYFLDPESSKKILALADEQPIVDAYMAKVDTSDPLARINALRNGGDFDIFFPVVHGNLGEDGTLQGLFRLLNKPYVGAPLRGHAVSFDKVLTKELLTVNHIRNTNYIVIDTETAKDWTWDKITNELGSVVFVKAANQGSSVGISRVKNAVEFETALADSFQYDYKVLIEQAVKGPRELEVGVIGNEEPIVSEIGAHTVPEQGEGDGWYDYNNKFVDNSAVYFEIPAQLPKEVTEEVKAMAIKSYKVLNLRGEARMDFLLDENNVPYLGEPNTLPGFTNMSLFKRLWDYSDIDNAKLVDMMITYGFEEFEKNAQLSYKFVTLGEEKIGKFN; encoded by the coding sequence ATGAATAAAAAACATGTGGCTTTATTATTTGGCGGTAATTCATCAGAACACGACGTATCAAAACGTTCTGCTCAAAATTTTTATGATGCGATTATGGCAACAGGAAAATATGATGTAACAGTTTTCGCTATTGCACAAAACGGTTATTTTTTGGACCCTGAAAGTTCTAAAAAAATATTAGCGTTGGCTGATGAGCAACCGATTGTGGATGCTTATATGGCTAAAGTAGACACTAGTGACCCGTTGGCGCGCATTAATGCTTTGCGTAACGGCGGTGATTTTGATATATTCTTCCCAGTTGTTCATGGTAATTTAGGTGAAGATGGGACATTGCAGGGGCTGTTTAGGTTATTAAACAAACCATATGTTGGGGCTCCTTTGCGTGGGCATGCGGTTAGTTTTGACAAAGTTTTAACTAAAGAATTGTTAACCGTTAATCACATTCGTAATACCAATTACATAGTAATTGATACTGAGACAGCTAAGGATTGGACTTGGGATAAAATAACCAATGAACTAGGTTCAGTTGTATTTGTCAAGGCGGCTAATCAAGGGTCATCTGTTGGTATTTCACGGGTCAAAAACGCAGTAGAATTTGAAACGGCATTAGCAGATTCATTCCAATACGATTACAAAGTTTTGATTGAACAGGCTGTTAAAGGACCACGAGAATTAGAAGTGGGTGTTATTGGTAACGAAGAGCCAATCGTATCAGAAATTGGGGCACACACTGTTCCTGAACAGGGTGAAGGTGATGGCTGGTATGATTACAATAATAAGTTTGTCGACAATTCAGCAGTTTACTTCGAAATTCCTGCTCAGCTACCAAAAGAGGTAACAGAAGAAGTCAAGGCAATGGCTATCAAGTCTTATAAAGTCTTAAATTTACGTGGTGAAGCACGTATGGACTTTTTGTTAGATGAAAATAATGTGCCATATCTTGGTGAGCCAAACACATTACCTGGGTTTACCAATATGTCGCTCTTTAAGCGATTATGGGACTATTCAGATATTGATAATGCAAAGCTTGTTGACATGATGATCACATATGGCTTTGAAGAATTTGAAAAGAACGCACAATTGAGCTATAAATTTGTGACTTTGGGCGAAGAAAAGATAGGGAAATTTAACTAA
- a CDS encoding rod shape-determining protein: protein MAKDIGIDLGTANVLIYVEGKGIVLNEPSVVAVDDKTDRVLAVGSEAYRMVGRTPGNIRAVRPLKDGVISDFDVTEAMLTYFVDKLNVKGFMSKPNIMICAPTNITEIERKAIIQAAEKAGGAKVYLEYEPKVAAVGAGLDIFKPIGSMVIDMGGGTSDIAVLSLGDIVVSESIRVAGDKMNFDIVGYLKRRHNLIVGERTAETIKIQIGSALPVDEPLTMEVRGRDNFEGMPKTITIHSNEVEEALHDTLQQIVRAAHSVLAKLPPELAADIIDRGIMLTGGGALLHGMDQLLADALEVPVVVSDSPLDNVAKGAGALLEHMKSNHKGL from the coding sequence ATGGCAAAAGATATAGGCATTGACTTAGGAACAGCCAATGTACTCATTTATGTTGAAGGCAAGGGGATCGTATTAAATGAACCCTCCGTTGTTGCGGTAGATGATAAAACAGATCGCGTATTAGCTGTCGGTTCAGAGGCTTATCGTATGGTTGGCCGTACACCAGGAAATATTCGCGCTGTTAGGCCTTTAAAAGATGGTGTCATTTCAGATTTTGATGTTACCGAGGCGATGTTGACTTACTTTGTGGACAAGCTAAACGTGAAAGGCTTTATGTCAAAGCCTAATATTATGATTTGCGCCCCAACTAACATTACAGAAATTGAACGTAAAGCAATTATTCAAGCAGCCGAAAAGGCTGGTGGCGCAAAAGTTTACCTAGAATATGAACCTAAAGTAGCTGCTGTAGGCGCAGGCTTAGATATTTTTAAGCCCATTGGCTCAATGGTTATTGACATGGGTGGTGGTACTTCTGATATTGCAGTACTGTCTTTGGGCGATATTGTCGTTTCTGAGTCAATCCGTGTAGCAGGTGACAAGATGAATTTTGACATTGTTGGTTATTTGAAACGTCGACATAATTTGATTGTTGGCGAACGAACAGCTGAAACAATTAAGATTCAAATTGGATCTGCGTTACCTGTCGATGAACCATTGACAATGGAGGTCCGTGGTCGTGACAATTTTGAGGGTATGCCCAAAACAATTACCATTCATTCTAATGAAGTTGAAGAGGCGTTGCATGATACATTACAGCAAATTGTTCGTGCTGCGCATTCTGTTTTAGCTAAACTACCACCTGAATTGGCCGCTGATATCATTGATCGTGGTATTATGTTGACGGGTGGTGGTGCATTGTTACATGGTATGGATCAATTATTAGCGGATGCACTAGAAGTACCAGTAGTTGTTTCGGATTCTCCGCTTGATAATGTTGCTAAGGGTGCTGGTGCGCTGCTTGAACACATGAAATCAAACCATAAAGGGTTATAA
- a CDS encoding helix-turn-helix domain-containing protein, producing the protein MVKNSRKDNFDGKAIRAARKKMSLSQVELAEGITTQATISLVENQNRVPNADVLLAILDRLNLDISEFVSGDFLTQKAKELLGKVILQMKHDALSEFAEFEKALSQNQPTIQAYYILKAADACYNKKDFEQVIHFTNLAVDKKTPSLGDFYLFYAYRQMATSYYLQGDIQEAKDKFKLAFELEPDLLTANELEFHGALQGRQYYAEFLVEQNELDKAADLLEEGLLALRKRVDLFWAPDLGEMLGNIEKKRGNELAAQRHIHYAHIAAFLSNRQVAEERLAALDTVQF; encoded by the coding sequence ATGGTAAAAAATAGTAGAAAAGATAATTTTGATGGTAAAGCAATTCGCGCAGCGCGTAAAAAAATGAGCTTGTCACAAGTGGAGTTAGCCGAAGGGATTACAACACAAGCTACGATTTCTTTGGTTGAAAATCAAAATCGTGTGCCTAATGCTGATGTTTTGTTGGCGATACTTGATCGACTAAACTTAGATATATCAGAGTTTGTATCGGGAGACTTTTTGACGCAAAAAGCTAAAGAATTGTTAGGTAAAGTTATTTTGCAAATGAAGCATGATGCATTATCTGAGTTTGCAGAATTTGAAAAGGCTTTAAGTCAAAACCAACCTACGATTCAAGCTTATTATATTTTAAAAGCAGCAGATGCTTGTTACAATAAGAAAGATTTTGAACAGGTTATTCATTTCACTAATTTGGCTGTTGATAAGAAAACACCATCTTTGGGTGATTTTTACTTATTCTATGCATATCGTCAAATGGCAACAAGCTATTATCTACAAGGAGATATACAAGAAGCTAAAGATAAGTTTAAATTAGCTTTTGAACTAGAACCAGATCTGCTAACAGCAAATGAATTAGAGTTTCATGGTGCATTGCAGGGGCGTCAGTACTACGCTGAATTCTTGGTTGAACAAAATGAGCTTGATAAGGCGGCTGACTTGTTAGAAGAAGGATTATTAGCTCTACGTAAGCGTGTTGACTTGTTCTGGGCACCAGATCTAGGTGAGATGTTAGGCAACATTGAGAAAAAAAGAGGCAATGAACTTGCTGCACAGCGTCATATACACTATGCACATATTGCAGCTTTCTTGTCTAATCGTCAAGTTGCAGAAGAGCGATTAGCAGCATTAGATACAGTACAATTTTAA
- a CDS encoding YueI family protein, with translation MDINERIQQDQHGGHSQINPDEQRRYLGTFRERVIVAIKTSQLNSTQIQTQFETALKSHSIGKVLINQQLAQDNFTTYVAIATRTKHPFTLLSHTDESSNEEDPIAVLLAADTAINIDHIYLS, from the coding sequence ATGGATATCAATGAACGCATACAGCAAGACCAGCATGGCGGTCACTCACAAATTAATCCAGATGAACAACGACGCTATCTCGGTACTTTTCGCGAACGTGTGATTGTTGCAATAAAAACATCACAACTCAATAGCACTCAAATTCAAACACAATTTGAAACAGCTTTAAAGTCACACAGCATAGGTAAAGTACTGATTAACCAACAACTTGCTCAAGATAATTTTACAACTTATGTTGCCATTGCCACACGTACAAAACATCCTTTTACACTATTATCTCATACGGATGAATCTTCAAATGAAGAGGATCCTATTGCTGTTTTATTAGCAGCCGACACTGCAATCAACATTGATCATATTTATTTAAGCTAA
- a CDS encoding universal stress protein has product MTANYNNILVPMDGSKESEAALVRAIELTKDAGDSGILSILNVIDTRAFQNVASFDDTMVEAVSDETRKTLDRYKQQALDAGIKNVDYLIEYGSPKALIAKDVPNEVNADIIVIGATGLNAVERLVIGSVTEFVTRTAKVDVLVVRG; this is encoded by the coding sequence ATGACAGCAAACTATAACAACATTTTAGTGCCTATGGATGGTTCTAAGGAATCAGAAGCAGCACTCGTTCGTGCTATTGAATTGACCAAAGATGCTGGTGATAGTGGTATTTTGTCAATTTTGAACGTCATTGATACACGTGCTTTTCAAAATGTCGCAAGCTTCGATGATACAATGGTTGAAGCTGTTTCTGACGAGACACGTAAGACACTTGATCGCTATAAGCAACAAGCGCTTGATGCTGGCATTAAAAACGTCGATTATTTGATTGAATATGGTTCTCCCAAGGCGTTGATCGCCAAGGATGTACCAAATGAAGTTAATGCTGATATTATTGTTATTGGTGCCACCGGTTTAAACGCCGTTGAACGCCTAGTTATCGGTTCTGTAACAGAATTCGTTACACGAACAGCTAAGGTTGATGTCTTAGTTGTTCGTGGCTAA